The DNA region GGAATGCGCCGTGCTGCTGGTGCGGGTGCGGAGCGATCTGCCCTGGAGCGGAGGTTTCGTCATCATCAAGGAGAACAGTTGAGATGCATATCCTTTTCCTGTGTCATTATTTTCCGCCCGAGGTGAACGCGCCGGCCTCGCGCACCTATGAAAACGCCAAACGCTGGGTGCGGGCCGGGCACAGGGTCACGGTTCTGACCTGCCATCCGAGCCATCCTGGCGGCGTGGTCTATCCGGGCTTCAGAAATTCGGTGCATGCGTGGGACGAAAAGGACGGCATCCGCGTGCTGCGCGTGGGCACGTACCTGAGCGCCAACAAGGGCTTTGTGAAGCGCACGGCCAACTACGTGTCCTTCATGTTTTCGGCCATGGCGCAGTGCTGGCGGGTGAAGGACGTGGACGTGGTGGTCTCGACCTCGCCCCAGTTTTTTTGCGGCATGGCGGGCTATTTTGTGTCCCGCCTGAAACGCCGTCCGTGGGTGCTGGAGATCCGCGATCTGTGGCCGGAATCCATCATTGCCGTGGGCGCCATCAGTAACCGGCGCGTGATCAAGGCCCTCGAAGGAATTGAGAGCTTCCTGTACCGCAAGGCCGATCACATCGTATCCCTGACCAGGGCCTTTAAGCGCCACATCATGGACCGGGGGATTGCGGATCAGAAGGTCAGCATCGTCACCAACGGGGCCGATTTGGAACGCTTT from Deltaproteobacteria bacterium includes:
- a CDS encoding glycosyltransferase WbuB, which codes for MHILFLCHYFPPEVNAPASRTYENAKRWVRAGHRVTVLTCHPSHPGGVVYPGFRNSVHAWDEKDGIRVLRVGTYLSANKGFVKRTANYVSFMFSAMAQCWRVKDVDVVVSTSPQFFCGMAGYFVSRLKRRPWVLEIRDLWPESIIAVGAISNRRVIKALEGIESFLYRKADHIVSLTRAFKRHIMDRGIADQKVSIVTNGADLERFAPADRMNDVRRELGLGESVFLASYIGTHGMAHGLNTILKAARRLENEPDIRFLLVGDGAERDKLLKAKEDMGLTNVIMLGQQPKERMPDFLAASDACLVLLIKSDLFKTVLPSKIFEAMAMKRPIVLGVEGESRELIEEAGCGICIEPENDQELAETVLRLARTPELCRKLGESGAEFVAQRFDRETLAREYLSILKRAAAIS